In Chrysemys picta bellii isolate R12L10 chromosome 22, ASM1138683v2, whole genome shotgun sequence, the genomic stretch CTGCGGCCTGGTCCGGACCCGGGATCGGGCGGGGGCCCCGGGCCGCGTCTCTCCCCGCCCGGCCCTGCGGGGCTGCTCCGTGGGGCGGGCGATGGGCTCAGACCCCGGGGCCGCGCCGGAGGGAGGAGGCCGGTTccggagatggggggaggggagcgggggcctGTTGCGGGCGATGCTCTGGTGTCTCCAAGGCgtctgcaacccccccccccgttcccctcccccgctctgtgCCCCGGGCGCGGGGCGCCTGGTCCCTTTAGTGGTTTGCTCCCAGGGGGGTGGCTGGGCTCGATCCCCGACAGGAGCaactatggggtgggggggcaagttCCGTGTAagagttacccccccccccccagctgtgccagtgcccctcaatcctcacCTGcaacccctgctagcccagcctcgGCTCCCCACCGGCTCTGTGGGTGCCCCTCCCGGCCTGCAACCCCAGCCCTGGCTTCCCCCGgatctgccagtgcccctcagtcctcacctgcagccccctgcaaccccagtcctgggttccccccagctcTTCCAGTGACCTTcaatccttccctgcagccccctgctagcccagcttctgctccccactggcttTGTGGGTGCCCCTCAATCCTCATCTGtggccccctgctatcccagccctgggcttccccctccGCAGCTCTACCAGTGACCCTCAATCCtcgcctgcagccccctgctagcccagcatTGGACTCCCCATTGGCTCTGTGGGTGCCCctcccaacctggagcccccccgcagccccagtcctgggctccccctacTCTTCCAGTGCCCCTTAATCCACACCTGtggcccctgctatcccagcttTTGCTCCCCCATGGCTCTgtgggtgcccctcactcctgacccggagccccctgctatcccagccctggactctcctcccccccagctctaccaGTGACTCTCAATCCTGACCTGTGGTCCCCTGCTATCCTAGTCTTGtgccaccctctccccccccccgctagtgcgcctcaatcctgacctgcagcctccTGCTTTCCCAGTCGTATGCACCCCCCtgtgctctgctggtgcccctcaatcctgacccgcagccccctggttGCCCAGCTTTGTggctgcccctcagtcctgacctgcagccccctgttaCCCCAGCCCCCGCTCTTCTGGTTCCCCTCAGTGCGGACCCGCCGCCGCTGAGTGCATCTCTTCCTCGCAGAATGGCTGAGCAGGACGTGGAGAACGAGCTGCTGGATTATGAGGAGGATGAGGAGCCCCAGGTGGTGGCGGATGCGGTTCCTCCTCCAGCAAAGAAGGACGTGAAAGGCTCCTACGTGTCCATCCACAGCTCGGGCTTCCGGGATTTCCTGCTCAAACCTGAGCTGCTGCGAGCCATTGTGGACTGTGGCTTTGAGCACCCGTCTGAAGGTAGGAGCGGAGCCGAGGCCCCCGGCCCCCAGGAGCGCAACCCCCTTGCCAGCCCGCCTGGGAGGAGCTGCGGGCGGGGGCCGTAGAGAGCGGCGCTGCCTGGTGAGAgctgcggggggacgggggcgTCGGCAAGGGAGTGAGATCCTGAAGATCTGCCCTGCTAAGTGGGGAagcaggggctcagcagggggcgccctCTCccgcagtcagtgctggccccagtgtggcactagggggcgctgtgctgcagggagtggggtgggactaggggccgctctccccggcagtcaGTGTTGGTTCCAGTGTGgtactgggggggggctgtgctacaggaagtggggtgggactcagcagggggtgctctcccctggcagtcagtgctggtcCCAGTGCTccagtgtggcactagggggcactgtgctgcatgCAGTGGGGTGGGACTAGGGGCCTCTCTCCCCGGCAGTCAGTGTTGGTCCCAGTGCGGTACTGGGGGGGGCTGTGCTACAGGAAGTGgggactcagcagggggtgctctcacctggcagtcagtgctggtcCCAGTGCTCCAGTGTGGCACTAGGAGGCGCCGTGCTGCATGCAGTGGGGTGAGACTCAGCAGGGGGTGTTCTCCCCGGCAGTCAGTGCTGGTcccagtgtggcactagggggtgctgtgctgcagggagtggggtgggactCAGTAGGGGGCCCCCTCCCCGGCAGTCATTGCTGATCCCAGTGTGGCACTAGGGTGCGCTGTacccctgggagtggggtgggactCAGTAGGTGGTGCTCACCCTAATGCCCCAGAGCAGGAGGGGCGTGGGGTTTagtggattagagcagggggctgggagtcaggactcctgggttttatccccagctctgcctcgaTCTGCTGTGCCCCGTGTAACTGCCATGCGTCCGCCCTTGCTCCCACAGTGCAGCATGAGTGCATCCCACAGGCCATCCTGGGCATGGACGTGCTGTGCCAGGCCAAGTCGGGCATGGGCAAGACGGCCGTCTTCGTGTTGGCCACACTGCAGCAGATCGAGCCGGTGGATGGACAGGTACGGGGGGAGGGCGGGTGTCTGTGTGTATGTCTGGCTTGGGCTGGGGGATTTgctgagggagaggagcaggcatGCCTCCCGGCCCCCTCGCCTCTCTCTGCCCCAATCCACCTGGGAAGGGACCCGGGTCACCCGCATGGCTGTGGGGTGGACTTGGcaaggagaacataagaatggccacacggGTCCAGCTAGCCCAGCGTCCTGCCACTAGAGGGCTGGCACCGGATGCCGAGAGGGAATGAGCATGGCAGGGTAATTAGCGAGTGATCCATCCATCCCTTGTCCCCCGGTcccaggtttagggacacccagagcctggggcTGCATCCTTGTCCATCTTGGCTCATAGGCGTTGCTGGACCTCTCCTGCAGGAACTAACTCCTTTTCTGagcccagttatatttttgtccACCTCTTGACTGCGCTGTTGCTCGTTAAGCAAACGAAGGCCATGCGTGTTTCACAGCGCGGGGGGTTAACCCCAGGAATGGACGCGAAGGGCAGGGCTGGATTCTCTGTCTCGATGCCTTGCATGCGAGCcgccctggggaaggggccttAGCCTGACGCGCtgttgggctcagtacaggggtgAGGGGGGGCTGGTCCCTGGCCGTGCTACACAGGAGATTGGGTtagatgggcccttctggcctgaaactcCTGGGAAGCGGATCCCTGGGAGGCCGATTCTGGACCCGCCCCTGGGGTGACTGTGGGGTGCTGCTGACGCAGGGGGAGAATCCAGTGTGGATGGGGCCGTGTATTTCTCTAGCCTAGGGGTCCGGGACAGGCTGCTGCTGAGAACCAGCCCTTCTGCTTTCAAATCTGACTATGTGCTGGGGGTCCCTGGTGGGGATcacgctgggctgtgggggtggcaccaCCCTGGGGGTGGGCGAGCGGGTTGGCCTGCCTGGGCACTGCTGCCATGTGTCTGGCTCTCCAGTGACTGCCCCGGGGGGCTGGCTCAGACACACCAGCCTGGCACTGGGCTGGTGCTGTGATACCCCCGTGGGCAGGATCCTGTCCCGGAACAGCCTCCCAGCGGGCCGTAGCCACGCGTGGATCTGGGAGGACGTCGCTCAGGCCACAAGCTCCTTGTTCTGGGGCCTGCCGGAGCTGGATGCCCATCCCCCGGGGCTGGCAGTCACCGAACTCTGCTCCGCTGAGCCCGGGCCACTAGGGACCAAGGCCTGCCCCGGAGCCATGTGCCAGAGCAATCCTGGCTAGCAATGGGGCCTGTCCCTGCTGTTGTAGGGGGCCAGCGTGCTGCACCCCAGAACTGGCCGCATTAGTGGGCAGTGGATCTTGCGGGGACAGCGCTCCTATGCCGAAAGGGGACATGTCTGAGGCGATggctggcggggggctgggaatggagtAACCGACACTGCTGCTCCGGGGCTGCTGTTGGGAACCAGCCCTGTGCTGGGGGGAGATCCCCCCCCAttcctgggctgggggagccctTCGGGGGCTTTGGCCCTGCCCCGTCGGGTGGCAAGACCTTGTCCGGGGCTTCAGGagaagggtgggtgggggtgtttgctgctgcagggtggggcagTGCTACGGGAGGGGGCATGGATCCCCGATGCTCTGGATTAGTCCGGTCtccatgggtgtggggggagctctgaaagctcagggaaggggcaaaGATGGGGGCACCTGTTCTCTGGGATTTGGCGGAGGGAGTGGCTGTCCCTGGGTGGGGGCGTCGGGCTGTGTCCCGGGGAGGGCAGGGTCTCTCGTGGGGCGCTGGGGTGACCccgtctctctccccctcccaggtgtCGGTGCTGGTGATGTGCCACACGCGGGAGCTGGCGTTCCAGATCAGCAAGGAGTACGAACGCTTCTCCAAGTACATGCCCAGCGTCAAGGTGAGCCAGGCCCCCCGGCGTTGaggggaaccccctcccccacacccctggTCCCTCCCGTGGAGCCACGAGTGTTGTTCAGCCTGGctccagggggtgaggggtgtggggagtatccccccccccttccaggggacacGGCCTTGGAGacacagcccccctcctccctccccagcatgAGCCCCCTAGCAGCTGCCTGCATGACTGTGTTGAGGGCCTGAAACTTGGAAGCTGCAAGGGTGGGTCTCCATCTCCTCTGTGCTCgtgtgggagacccagagtgtggctgggggtgggtcaggactcctgggttctctcctttctgggggtgggtcaggactcctgggttctctccaggctctgggtgtcaggactcctgggttctagtttaCGCTCTGCCACTAAACTGCCCTTGGACGAGGCCTGTCcccctgtctcagtttcccccagcGGGAGGGGAGGGACCCGGGCGTGCCTGGTGCTGGAGGTTCACTGCCTGGCCACTAACCCTGCTGTTCCCCCGGCCGCCTGCAGGTGGGGGTGTTCTTCGGGGGCCTGTCCATCAAGAAGGACGAGGAGGTGCTGAAGAAGAACTGCCCCCACATCGTGGTGGGGACCCCGGGACGCATCCTGGCCCTGGTGCGCAACAAGAGCCTCAACCTGCGCAGCGTCAAACACTTCGTGCTGGACGAGTGCGACAAGATGCTGGAGCAGCTTGGTGAGATGGGGGGGGGCGGTGCTGGGGCATGGCGGGGGACGACCCCCAGAGGGTCCCAACCTGCCCGGGGTACCTGAGGCCTAGGGGCTACCTGCATCATctgtcaggacttctgggttctaatcccagccctgggaggggagtggggcctagtggttagagcaggtgggggttggggggtcatggctcctgggttctatccccactcccctcccagcgctgggaaTACATAACAGGCTAAGAACCTTCTACAGCTGCCTGGGTGGAGGGCGTCTCCTTCCTCTGGGTCAGGGATGGCGCCAACTAGTTCTGCCCTAGGGATCCTGCCAGCATCAGGCCCGGATCTGCCTGATGCCATGGGCTGCCCAGTCACGGGGGCCTGGCTGTGTGTCCCTGGGTCCTGCTGGTCTGAAGCCCAGGCCGGTGTGTAGGGGGCCTGACCCCAGGccttgggggagtgggggagctgcaggggaataCAGATatccagaggggtgggggaggctgacTGCAGGGGATCAAACAGTCTGGGTTTAAGCCACCTGCTGTGGGGAGCGACTTGGGGGGGCTCAGCTGGCTCTGATGTCGGGGGTGGCTGGAGCTGTGAccccaggggctggttctgggCCCGATTCCCAGAGTTGGGCCGGGGGGTTATCGCGAGGGTCCGCCCCGAGCATCCCCCCAGCTGTCTCCAGTGCAgtgaccccctccctccccacagacaTGCGGCGGGACGTGCAGGAGATCTTCCGGCTGACGCCCCACGAGAAGCAGTGCATGATGTTCAGCGCCACCCTCAGCAAGGAGATCCGGCCTGTCTGCAGGAAGTTCATGCAGGACGTGAGTCACCTGCCGCCTGGcccatttctctcccccccccccacccccccccccgcccccgccgcccATTCCCCTCTGCTACTGGCCTACCCCTGCTGCCTGGcccatctcccccccacccccctcgtgggcctgtcccccccatccccctctgccACCGGTCTACCCCCTGCCAatcgcctcctgccccccaccccattcccccccTTGTGGGCCGCCCggcctgccccctggcccctcacCCCTCATGGGCCTGGTCCCTAGCCGGGAAAGTGACCCTCGATCCCTACCGCCAGCTGGGCTCAGTGCTGAGCAGTCCTAAGCCTCCGGGCCTGGCTGCCAGCAACTCACCCAGCACCTGCTGACTTGGTGGGGGCACCCAGCCAGGTCTACTGCTCCGGTCTGGTGGCAGCCTGGGAggggccagctgctctggggttccTGACTCCCTCACGCAGGGTCCCTGGGACCCCAGCGTTCTCTGTGGGAGGGTCTGCTGCTGAAAGCCGTCCTGCCACGCTGGCTGCTCGGAGCCCTGCCAGGCCCTGGCACAGCGAGGATTGGCAGCCCTATGCCCCGGCACATCCGTAgcctgggtgaggcaggcactgctgTGGGGGTGTTGCTGATCCATGCTGGAGGTGGAACTTTGACCCGCTCAGTGGCTGGGCGGTGTGGGGAGGATAAGGGTCTACTACAGCTGCTGTTGAAGGGAGCTCCTCCCCTGGCTCAAGTGGCGGAGCCCCTGCTATTAGTTCCGGGTTCAAACCGGGGGTGGAGGGGTCGGCTCACGGGGGGCTGGGTTGAAGCCCCTTTGGCAGCGAGGGGGTGTCGCTgagctgctccccccacccctcccccccagcccatggAGGTGTTCGTGGACGATGAGACCAAGCTGACGCTGCACGGCCTGCAGCAGTACTACGTCAAGCTGAAGGACAGCGAGAAGAACCGCAAGCTCTTCGACCTGCTCGACGTGCTGGAGTTCaaccaggtgtgtgtgggggcaggggggctcgggggcagGACGCCCAGGTGGGGCGTGGGGTGCAGGGGTTAgagtggggggctggagcaggactcctgggttctggctgtCAGTGGCTGGCTGTGACTGGGGCCAGGCTATCGATCCGAGCCACCCACAGCGCTAGGCCCCTGGGAGATCCAGGAGAGGTGGGTTAGAGCGTGCTCAGTCTCCTCGGgccacactgtgtgtgtgtgtgggggggggggagggacaccccCAGATGGGAGACCAGCGCAGGATGGGCCCTTTGGACTCCACTGCAGCAGAGGTGGGGGGTGTGGATggctgggcagagggggcagGTGCAGGATTGACCTGGGGGgtctgatcccaggcaagatctgggggctgggctggggttgaaCAGCTGGTCCCCCCCATgctgatggggtgggggcagggagggggtggagctgtcTGACAAGGTGGGGGGGCTGCCTGCTaaccctccgcccctcccccaggtgGTGATCTTCGTCAAGTCGGTGCAGCGCTGCATGGCACTGGCCCAGCTGCTGGTGGAGCAAAACTTCCCGGCCATCGCCATCCACCGGGGCATGTCGCAGGAGGAGAGGTGggtgctgggctggctggggggaggggcggggcctggcctggcctgggagGGATGTTGAGTCTCATTGACCTGATTTGTGCTGgcaccaggctctgggagggaagcagggcctagtggttggagcagggctggggtctCAGGTGTGATTCTCCCCCAGGCTGTCCCGGTACCAGCAGTTCAAGGATTTCCAGCGCCGCATCCTGGTGGCCACCAACCTGTTCGGGCGGGGGATGGACATTGAGCGTGTCAACATCGTCTTCAACTACGACATGCCCGAGGACTCGGACACCTACCTGCACCGGGTGAGCTCTGCTGCTGGGGAGAGCCGGGCCTGGGTTCTGACCCTGCACCCTCCGGCCCAGGAGAGCCGGGCCCTGCCTGGCACCGGGGGGCCTGACCCTGCGGCTGCTGGCCCGGGCATTGGGGGGGAGCCTcattgcccccaggctctgcccaaCATTGGgagcccagcaccccaggcccGGCTCCTGTTACTGGAGCAAGTGGTTGAGGCTGAGGCACCCTGGCTGGCAGGCGGTGTTGCCCTGGCCACCCAGGGATGGGTTTGATCTGGGCCTGTCGGGATGTGGGGGGTTATCAGGCAGGGAGGGTGCTTGGCAAGTGGCTCCTGCTGATGCCCCCATGGGGTTGAGGGGCCAAGCCTGGGGGTCTCAGAGCTGcctttccccccctccagctGCATCGCCCAGGGTGGGTCACAGAACCACCCCAGCCAGGCGCTCCGTCTTCAGGCCCCATGCCCTGCCACACCTGCACTGGGCTCCCAGTCGGTTGCAGCTTCCTAGTGGGAGGAGCTCCCggcaggaacccaggagtccagtgcCCTGCCTGTCACATGGTGCTGGTGGGCATGGCTCCGGCAGGCTCCTCCCCActgacagcccctccccgctCATTGCAGGTGGCGCGTGCCGGGCGCTTTGGCACCAAGGGCCTGGCCATCACCTTCGTATCGGACGAGGGCGACGCCAAGATCCTCAACGAGGTGCAGGATCGCTTCGAGGTGAACGTGGCTGAGCTGCCAGAGGAGATCGACATTTCCACGTACAGTACGTACCCGCCAGGGGCAGCCCTCGGCCCTTCGCCCTCCCCCCAGGAGGCTCTTGCCCAAATCCTGTCTTTCTGGGGGACGTCCCAGCTGGGGAGCACCATGCCCTGAGGGCGCCCAGGTGCTATGGTGATGGGCCTGTAGATTACACTCAGCATGGGGTGGGGCCTCTCCTGATCTCTATGCTTGTGGATTGGTAGCAGCCACCGACACCTCCCCCCATGGCCTCTGCCCCCGTGATTGTAGAGGTGGCTGctgtgccagctgctctgggggctgCAGCTCAGTGGTGGAGCCCCCTAGTGGTGGGGAGTGAGTCTAAGTCAGGTCACAGTGAAGAACTGAATGGGGTGCGGGAGCCCTCTGGTGGCAGAAGTGGGATTAACAGCCTCTTTCTCTTGCAGTTGAACAGAGCCGATAACCGGATCGGACCCCCCTGCCCAGAACCAGCCCGGCTGCTCTTTTTAACCCTTTGTAAGCCAGATCACGGGTATTTCGTTTTTTTTTTATGCAGTTTTTAAACCTGTAGATGTGTGTGTAAGAGTGTCTCAAATAAACTTTTTATTACCAAGTGCCTGTGGTGGAGTTTTAGCTTCTTGATGGGCTCAGTGAGATTGAAATTTGTTGTGTGTAATGGCACTCTGCACTGGAGGttctaattaattttaaatgcctTGTCTGATACTGTATATCTGGACTGGAAAGTGGCTGCAGCTGTTCACAATAgctgtgtcccaccccagagatggctgcatctatctgtgtgattaaaactgtttCAAAGTATTGTGTTTTTCTCCCTGAgacactgggagtcaggactcctgggttctatcccagcatTGAGGGGAAGTAGGGTGTCGTGTAGATCATACTCGCAGGACGGGGGGACGctatcctaggaagcagtgatgctggaaaaagatttggggttgtggtggataatcagctgaagatAAGCTCCCACTGCAATGCTGTAGCTAAAGGATGCGTGAAGAGGGGACGCTCAGGTAGGAGGAGGGAGGTTATTTTactctgtatctggcactggtctGAGTGCCGCTTAACTAgtgtccagctctggtgtccCCACTTCCAGCCAGAGGCTGATCAATTGGAGAGAGGCCAGAAGGCCCGTGAGGATTCGCAAACCTGCCCTGTAGTGACAGACTCCAGGAATTCAGTTGGATTTGCAGAGACAGGGAAGGGGTAACTGGGTCAGTCTATAGGGACTGTGatcatgggctcttcagtctcgCAGCCAAAGGGCTGGAAGCGAGACCGTCACACTGGAAATCGGCAGGGAGGGTAAATGAACCTCGGGACAGCTTCCCCGggggtgtggtggattctcaGCACTGGCCCTTTCCCAATGGAGCCGGGACGTTCTGCTCTCAATGGAGCAGGAGTGAATCCAGGGAGGGCGGGGGCCTGTTCTACAGCTGGTTGGACTTCGAGGGTCACCGTGGGCCCAGCTGCCCTTAGAACGTgtcatctagagcaggggtaggcaacctatggcacacgggccgaaggtggcacacgagctgattttcagtggcactcgcactgcccaggtcctggccactggtccagggggctctgcattttaatttaattttaaatgaagcttcttaaacattttaaaaaccttatttactttacatacaacaatagtttagttatatattatagacttatagaaagagaccttttaaaaacgttaaaatgtattactggcactcgaaaacttaaattacagtgaataaatgaagacttggcaccccacttctgaaaggttgccgacccctgatctagagggttagagcagcgggggctgggagtcaggactcctgggttctctccagccaccacacACGTGGCTCCTCGAAGCAGCTGTTTTTGTCACAAAACttaatattttaataactttaaaaagatcatttaaaaaaaaaaaagtgtccccaGTGAGACAGACAGCCGAGCCCTGGGGGCCGCCGCAGGCTGGGGCCGCTTGCCTCCTTCAGCTCCGGCCGTGTCGTACCCTCATCGAAGCCAAGGGCGGTGGCTGAtgctgcagtccctggggggaggggcggggtccTCTGGGCTGCGGGGGGGTTCGTCACTGCTGGCTGGATTCATCTCCACTGCCCgcgctcagcccagcccagctctgtaccgcaggcggggccggggacccGGTCGTACCAAAGGGAAAGGCGCCCCCTGTGGCCAGAGGACGTCGCGTCGGAGCCGAGCGGCTGCCCTGTTGGCGTTGCTATTGCTGGCGATGCTGGCCGCGCGCAGGCCTGGGGCTGGTGAGTGCCCAGCGGGTGGGGGCAGCTGGGCAGCGTAACGGTGCCCCCCGCTGCCTGGCAGGTTCCACTGGGCAACCGTTGAAGCATCTGCATGCGGC encodes the following:
- the DDX39A gene encoding ATP-dependent RNA helicase DDX39A isoform X1; amino-acid sequence: MGAETEGTVCRRREEDEPRGSQSRSAAPRERPPGARAPALLVPLSADPPPLSASLPRRMAEQDVENELLDYEEDEEPQVVADAVPPPAKKDVKGSYVSIHSSGFRDFLLKPELLRAIVDCGFEHPSEVQHECIPQAILGMDVLCQAKSGMGKTAVFVLATLQQIEPVDGQVSVLVMCHTRELAFQISKEYERFSKYMPSVKVGVFFGGLSIKKDEEVLKKNCPHIVVGTPGRILALVRNKSLNLRSVKHFVLDECDKMLEQLDMRRDVQEIFRLTPHEKQCMMFSATLSKEIRPVCRKFMQDPMEVFVDDETKLTLHGLQQYYVKLKDSEKNRKLFDLLDVLEFNQVVIFVKSVQRCMALAQLLVEQNFPAIAIHRGMSQEERLSRYQQFKDFQRRILVATNLFGRGMDIERVNIVFNYDMPEDSDTYLHRVARAGRFGTKGLAITFVSDEGDAKILNEVQDRFEVNVAELPEEIDISTYIEQSR
- the DDX39A gene encoding ATP-dependent RNA helicase DDX39A isoform X2 gives rise to the protein MAEQDVENELLDYEEDEEPQVVADAVPPPAKKDVKGSYVSIHSSGFRDFLLKPELLRAIVDCGFEHPSEVQHECIPQAILGMDVLCQAKSGMGKTAVFVLATLQQIEPVDGQVSVLVMCHTRELAFQISKEYERFSKYMPSVKVGVFFGGLSIKKDEEVLKKNCPHIVVGTPGRILALVRNKSLNLRSVKHFVLDECDKMLEQLDMRRDVQEIFRLTPHEKQCMMFSATLSKEIRPVCRKFMQDPMEVFVDDETKLTLHGLQQYYVKLKDSEKNRKLFDLLDVLEFNQVVIFVKSVQRCMALAQLLVEQNFPAIAIHRGMSQEERLSRYQQFKDFQRRILVATNLFGRGMDIERVNIVFNYDMPEDSDTYLHRVARAGRFGTKGLAITFVSDEGDAKILNEVQDRFEVNVAELPEEIDISTYIEQSR